In Lolium perenne isolate Kyuss_39 chromosome 5, Kyuss_2.0, whole genome shotgun sequence, the sequence CTATCAGGGGAAGAAATCAAGATGCAATATTAGCTGCTTGTCTGTATATTGCTTGCAGACAAGAAGATCGTCCTAGGACTGTAAAAGGTAAGTGATGTTGTAACAAATTTCTGATTCTGTGGACATCGTCCGATGTCATTCTTTGACATATTGATTTTTGCAGAAATATGTTCCGTTGCCAATGGAGCTACAAAGAAAGAGATTGGGCGTGCAAAAGAATTCATTGTGAAGCAACTGGAAGTTGAGATGGGCCAATCTATGGAGATGGGAACCATCCATGCTGGAGATTTCCTGGTTTGTTGCTACTTAGAAGTTAGCATATAAACTTGCGAAGTTGGAAGTCGATGACTTATAAGCTTGCAAAATCTGCAGAGGCGTTTCTGTTCAACTCTTGGGATGAACAACACTGCTGTGAAAGCAGCTCAGGAGGCAGTTCAGCGCTCAGAGGAGCTTGATATCAGGTTAGGCCTTTTTCTACTTTCTACACGCAAGATGGGCTGGTCCTATGATCCTGTTCTGTTCCAACTCTAATAACAAACGACATTCTATGACATGAAGTTTGTCCAATTAGCCTCAACATTTGTCATGTCTACTTTTGGCCTCTCAGTCACTAGCGTCATGCATAGGCTTGATTCTTGTAGGGTGACATCACGAATCATATACTATTAGAATAACTAGTCTTGAATTAATTGCAAATGCAGCTAAATTCTACCCTATGTACCACAAGTAACTGATTTGGCAGAGGCAACTTACACAACTTTCAGTTTAATATGGAGATACCGAAGTGCTAGTATTTGACTCTTTGGATATGGACCTGCTTTACTCGTCAATTTTCTTGTGTACCATCTTTGACCTAGAAAGATTTGTTTACACTTCATTCCAATCTGCCGTGCAGGAGGAGTCCTATTTCAATTGCGGCTGCTGTCATTTATATGATAACCCAGCTCTCAGAGGACAAGAAGCCACTTAAAGGTTTGAAACGATTGACCCATTCTGTCCTTTTCGCCTACACTTTTGGTGAAATAATATTAACGCTGGTATCCACGCACTCTGCAGATATCTCCCTGGCTACCGGTGTGGCAGAAGGCACCATCAGGAAT encodes:
- the LOC127302631 gene encoding transcription initiation factor IIB isoform X1, with translation MSDIFCPDCKKHTEVAFDHSAGDTVCTECGLVLEAHSVDETSEWRTFANESNDNDPVRVGGPSNPLLTDGGLSTVIAKPNGAHGDFLSSSLGRWQNRGSNPDRSLILAFRTIANMADRLGLVATIKDRANEIYKKVEDLKSIRGRNQDAILAACLYIACRQEDRPRTVKEICSVANGATKKEIGRAKEFIVKQLEVEMGQSMEMGTIHAGDFLRRFCSTLGMNNTAVKAAQEAVQRSEELDIRRSPISIAAAVIYMITQLSEDKKPLKGLKRLTHSVLFAYTFGEIILTLVSTHSADISLATGVAEGTIRNSYKDLYPYAARLIPNSYAKEEDLKNLCTP